The Ignavibacteriales bacterium genome has a segment encoding these proteins:
- a CDS encoding TonB-dependent receptor: MKPKFTSLILILFSFIISTNLFGQSTLHGVVVDSLTQEALIGASVSIVGTALGSATNIEGEYRIVKIPAGNYNLRISYVGYKSKQILITIGKESVIKLSIQLQTDVIMGKELVISAQALGQAAAINQQINSNTIMNVVSEQKIQELPDVNAAEAIGRLPGVSIIRSGGEANRIILRGLSDKFTSFTIDGIKIASTDATSRGLDLSTISQSSLAGIELYKALTPDKDAEAIAGSVNLVTKKAPSERELTVIAKGNYNDLMNSFKQYDFSVKYGERFFDNLLGVQVNGNLEQKIRSSEKIDLDYDQTIVNQTDYVINNFTLEFTDELRTRKGFSFLFDYDTPDNGTIKLNTVFNSTKRDFMLHSRDYPTGGGTGGSVTYSYRDREQEMSTFNTALTGDNNLFDLKVNWGLSFAQSVAKFPYDYELDFLEASTNTSGMKANYPRVKTNPEVIIPFAWNNFASSTLYNAYYRTQNNLDKDKSAFLNLASNYSFDTWLTGELKGGLNYKAKTRTNANSERYAPYYLGYWRPYEQLDDGTIRAKDLNNTYFEDFFKRYQANPLINTLSLSEFLDSTPQSRNMYDLYNLYPLIDKDKLRQWYEINKNGVDKNGNGKEYYNDPSVNANSYDITESVTSTYLMNTLNIGQSVIFIAGVRIESENNNYKNKYSKVDFTGFPVPLDDTRDTTSSYTQTIVLPNFHVNIKATDFLNIRLAAYKSLARPDFTMRLNSFFAWRPSLVGSDRQLILGNPLLKTAEAWNFEINTSFYGNDIGLFSISAFYKEIDNMYHMLTQFNTSGNTMIESLGLNWKTIFPLTQTYQLTAPYNSPNPTKVWGFEIEHQINFSFLPGLLKNIVLSYNASLVKSETWLIGAVTDTVFVQVLPPPFPKTPTYVQRPVQLKQQLENQPKFYGNISLGYDIGGFSGRISMYTQAEYNSSYSPTGRGDAVVSGYTRYDLALKQVLSDNLSLILNLSNLSNIKEDRYINNRVNGYKILNTSELYGLTADFGVKITL; the protein is encoded by the coding sequence TATTAATTCTCTTCTCATTTATAATATCAACAAATCTTTTTGGACAAAGTACACTACATGGAGTTGTAGTTGATTCTTTAACTCAAGAAGCATTAATAGGTGCCAGTGTTTCGATTGTTGGTACGGCACTTGGAAGTGCTACCAACATAGAAGGGGAATACAGAATTGTAAAAATCCCCGCAGGTAATTACAATTTGAGAATCTCTTACGTTGGTTATAAGAGTAAGCAAATCCTGATTACTATTGGTAAAGAAAGCGTCATTAAATTATCGATCCAATTGCAGACTGATGTTATAATGGGAAAAGAACTTGTTATATCCGCACAAGCACTTGGCCAGGCCGCAGCTATCAATCAACAAATTAATTCTAATACAATAATGAATGTTGTATCTGAACAGAAGATTCAAGAATTACCGGATGTTAATGCTGCTGAAGCAATTGGTAGATTACCTGGTGTCTCGATTATAAGATCCGGCGGAGAGGCAAATAGAATTATTTTACGCGGACTGAGTGATAAGTTTACAAGTTTTACTATTGACGGAATAAAAATTGCCTCAACAGATGCTACAAGTAGAGGATTAGACTTATCTACAATATCGCAAAGTTCTTTAGCCGGAATTGAGCTATATAAAGCATTAACGCCAGATAAAGACGCTGAAGCGATTGCCGGAAGTGTAAACCTTGTTACAAAAAAAGCTCCGTCTGAAAGAGAACTTACCGTGATTGCTAAAGGTAATTACAATGATTTAATGAACTCATTTAAACAATATGATTTTTCAGTTAAGTATGGTGAAAGATTTTTTGATAATTTACTTGGTGTTCAAGTTAATGGTAATCTTGAGCAAAAAATTCGAAGTAGTGAAAAAATAGACCTTGATTATGACCAAACTATAGTTAATCAAACAGATTACGTAATTAACAATTTTACTCTTGAATTTACAGACGAATTAAGAACAAGAAAAGGATTCAGTTTTTTGTTTGATTATGACACTCCCGATAATGGGACTATTAAATTGAATACTGTTTTCAATAGTACAAAAAGAGATTTTATGCTGCATTCCAGAGATTATCCTACAGGTGGCGGTACAGGCGGATCAGTCACATATTCTTACAGGGATAGAGAACAAGAAATGAGCACTTTTAATACCGCGTTAACCGGGGATAATAATCTGTTCGATTTAAAAGTAAATTGGGGATTATCTTTTGCGCAATCAGTTGCAAAATTCCCGTATGATTATGAACTCGATTTTCTTGAAGCATCAACAAATACTTCGGGAATGAAGGCTAACTACCCGCGAGTAAAAACCAATCCGGAGGTTATTATTCCATTCGCTTGGAACAATTTTGCCAGCTCTACCTTATACAATGCTTATTACCGTACACAGAATAATCTGGATAAAGATAAATCTGCATTTCTAAATCTAGCTTCTAATTATTCTTTTGATACTTGGTTAACGGGCGAATTAAAAGGCGGTTTAAATTACAAAGCTAAAACCAGAACAAATGCCAATTCTGAACGATACGCACCTTATTATTTGGGTTATTGGAGACCTTATGAACAATTAGATGATGGTACCATTAGAGCCAAGGATCTAAATAATACTTATTTTGAAGATTTCTTCAAGAGATATCAAGCTAATCCCTTAATCAATACATTATCCTTGAGTGAATTTTTAGATTCTACGCCTCAATCGAGAAATATGTATGATCTCTATAATCTGTACCCCTTAATTGATAAGGATAAATTGCGTCAGTGGTATGAAATTAATAAAAATGGTGTTGACAAAAATGGTAATGGAAAAGAATATTATAATGATCCTTCGGTAAACGCCAATTCTTATGATATAACTGAATCTGTAACATCCACTTACTTAATGAATACTCTAAACATTGGTCAATCAGTAATTTTCATTGCTGGAGTAAGAATAGAGTCAGAAAACAATAATTATAAAAACAAATACTCAAAAGTTGACTTTACCGGATTCCCGGTTCCACTCGATGATACAAGAGACACTACATCATCCTACACTCAAACAATTGTACTTCCAAATTTTCACGTTAACATAAAAGCAACTGATTTTTTAAACATACGCCTCGCAGCTTATAAATCATTAGCAAGACCGGATTTCACAATGAGATTGAATTCATTTTTTGCTTGGCGGCCATCATTAGTAGGATCTGACAGACAACTTATTTTGGGTAATCCATTATTGAAAACAGCTGAAGCGTGGAATTTTGAAATTAATACTTCTTTTTATGGTAATGATATCGGTTTATTCTCTATATCGGCATTTTATAAAGAGATTGACAATATGTATCACATGCTGACTCAGTTTAACACTTCTGGTAATACTATGATTGAAAGTCTTGGCTTAAATTGGAAAACTATTTTTCCATTAACTCAAACTTATCAATTAACGGCGCCTTATAATTCACCGAACCCTACTAAGGTTTGGGGATTTGAAATTGAACATCAGATTAATTTTTCTTTTTTGCCAGGGCTTCTAAAAAATATTGTGTTGAGTTATAATGCATCCCTGGTAAAATCCGAAACATGGCTTATAGGGGCTGTAACTGATACAGTATTTGTACAGGTTCTACCTCCTCCATTTCCCAAAACACCTACTTATGTGCAGAGACCAGTTCAATTAAAACAACAACTGGAAAATCAGCCGAAGTTTTATGGAAACATTTCACTTGGGTATGATATCGGTGGTTTTTCCGGAAGAATCTCTATGTACACTCAGGCTGAATACAACAGTTCGTATTCGCCTACAGGACGTGGAGATGCGGTTGTAAGCGGTTATACAAGGTATGATTTAGCTCTCAAACAAGTTCTTTCTGATAACTTATCTCTAATTCTTAATTTAAGTAATCTATCTAATATTAAAGAAGATAGGTATATAAACAATCGTGTCAATGGTTACAAAATATTAAATACAAGTGAATTGTACGGACTAACTGCTGACTTTGGAGTCAAAATAACTTTATGA
- a CDS encoding T9SS type A sorting domain-containing protein, giving the protein MNKKKLSFIFILMLFVSSLAFGQVLQLRPFDGTPSSYIIAQIRADTTANHGILPTRIYELTNGGVYLSTEILTLNGTSVKLRLRAPAGPKPIIYLYPTGTGANPQRPPGNFVVLNGASIEFTNIAIAGIFEPTPTEINNMQGGLINTTGVGSRIILDDCILTNTNGNHVRTGSSTKLIKVTNCIFANMGSLTTSNFGAGKGFDLREQACDSLILVNNTFTNYQDRVVRHLNLATGNTVTGILGYALIDHNTFLNGMGFHGLLSLGNVGKKVQITNNLFVDAFALGADSLDVTRNVEFNNTGEKYPNGQNTMPWIFTAPNDTTVWKVEKNYYSTSNAGLAFFAAHPRHFEGAQLTNHILSRLGSGAATAFTKMTNFSLVKTPKLMINLMNYYISPTGGNYTKNVPGYNYLVNDMDRRTIQYYRDTLNCTYEIAYPAYRGGIGGYPVGDLNWFPTQKIDWENGIGLGVEKTDALPTTYSLSQNYPNPFNPTTMIEFSILKSGFYSLKVYNLLGQEIASLMNGELTAGTYKTDFDASKLSSGVYVYKLSGPNVSIAKKMVLMK; this is encoded by the coding sequence ATGAACAAAAAGAAACTATCATTTATTTTTATCCTCATGTTGTTTGTGTCATCGTTGGCTTTCGGTCAAGTATTACAACTTAGACCATTTGATGGTACTCCGAGTTCATACATAATTGCTCAAATTAGAGCAGACACAACAGCAAACCATGGTATTCTTCCCACAAGAATTTACGAATTAACAAACGGAGGGGTTTATCTTTCAACTGAAATTCTTACACTTAACGGGACCAGTGTGAAACTACGATTAAGAGCACCGGCTGGACCCAAACCAATTATTTATTTATATCCAACAGGCACCGGTGCAAATCCACAAAGACCTCCAGGAAATTTTGTTGTATTGAACGGCGCTAGTATTGAATTTACAAATATTGCTATTGCCGGAATCTTTGAACCAACACCGACAGAAATAAACAATATGCAAGGTGGATTAATTAATACTACAGGAGTTGGCAGCAGAATTATTTTAGATGACTGCATACTTACAAACACTAATGGTAACCACGTTAGAACCGGAAGCAGTACAAAATTAATAAAAGTAACCAATTGTATTTTCGCAAACATGGGTTCTTTAACAACATCAAACTTTGGAGCTGGAAAGGGATTTGATCTACGCGAACAAGCATGCGATTCATTGATTTTAGTTAATAACACTTTTACAAATTACCAAGACCGGGTAGTCCGTCATCTTAATCTTGCTACTGGTAATACAGTGACAGGAATCTTAGGCTATGCTCTTATAGATCATAACACATTTTTAAATGGTATGGGATTCCATGGATTACTCTCATTAGGAAATGTTGGGAAAAAAGTACAGATAACAAATAATTTATTTGTAGATGCATTTGCCTTAGGTGCGGATTCACTCGATGTAACCCGCAACGTTGAGTTTAATAATACAGGTGAAAAATATCCTAATGGACAAAATACAATGCCTTGGATATTTACGGCCCCTAACGATACTACTGTTTGGAAAGTCGAGAAAAATTACTACAGTACTTCAAATGCAGGTTTGGCTTTTTTCGCTGCTCATCCACGTCATTTTGAAGGTGCACAACTTACAAACCATATTTTATCTCGTTTAGGCAGCGGGGCAGCAACAGCTTTTACAAAAATGACCAACTTCAGTTTAGTAAAAACTCCTAAGCTAATGATAAATTTGATGAACTATTATATTAGTCCAACCGGCGGTAATTACACAAAGAATGTACCGGGGTATAATTATTTAGTTAATGATATGGATCGTAGAACAATTCAATATTATCGTGATACATTAAACTGTACATATGAAATTGCATACCCGGCTTATCGAGGTGGAATAGGCGGCTATCCTGTTGGCGATCTAAACTGGTTTCCAACTCAAAAAATAGATTGGGAAAATGGTATTGGATTAGGAGTAGAAAAAACCGATGCATTGCCCACTACATATTCACTTTCTCAAAACTATCCTAATCCGTTCAACCCGACAACAATGATTGAATTCTCAATTCTTAAATCCGGTTTTTATTCATTGAAAGTGTACAACTTGCTTGGTCAAGAAATTGCAAGTTTAATGAATGGAGAATTAACTGCGGGCACTTACAAAACCGATTTCGATGCAAGCAAACTCTCTTCCGGTGTTTATGTTTATAAATTGAGTGGTCCAAATGTAAGTATCGCTAAAAAGATGGTATTGATGAAATAA
- a CDS encoding alpha/beta hydrolase: MKLKILLLILVTSPLLTAQEIKIKKEVPTDTSFTLIGTAQKIAKDFPFARLVKQELQNGVIEKKNVVYCSLGDRKLHLDIYSPKQKDNKKFPGVILIHGGGWRSGDRSMEAPMAQQLALHGYIAATVEYRLSPEAKYPAAIYDLKSAVRWMRSNANKFNIDSSKIAVYGSSSGGHLAAFLGATNGLKKFEGTYGNLNHSSNVQAIINIDGILDFTDPAESGKDNDPEKPSVGKLWLSYSFKERPALWNEASPLNYVGNKTPPIIFINSSIERFHAGRETFIEKLKIYNIYYEVHTIPDTPHTFWLFHPWFEQTYKLICAFLDKAFKGNKLTNSVNLKTLSYSTFNKMVLLLYNSRK; this comes from the coding sequence ATGAAACTAAAAATTCTTTTATTAATTTTAGTCACTTCACCGCTTTTAACCGCTCAAGAAATAAAGATTAAAAAGGAAGTACCAACTGATACTTCATTCACACTTATTGGTACCGCTCAAAAAATCGCAAAGGATTTCCCATTCGCTAGACTTGTTAAACAAGAATTACAGAACGGAGTAATTGAGAAAAAAAATGTTGTCTACTGTTCTTTAGGAGACAGAAAACTTCATCTTGATATCTATTCACCTAAACAAAAAGATAATAAAAAATTCCCGGGCGTAATATTAATTCATGGCGGAGGTTGGAGATCAGGTGACCGTTCAATGGAAGCTCCGATGGCTCAGCAGCTGGCACTTCACGGTTATATAGCTGCGACTGTTGAATACCGTCTTTCACCGGAGGCAAAATATCCGGCTGCAATTTATGACTTGAAATCTGCGGTTAGATGGATGCGCTCGAACGCAAATAAATTTAATATTGATTCGAGTAAGATCGCTGTTTATGGATCTTCTTCCGGAGGTCATTTAGCAGCGTTTCTTGGTGCTACAAATGGTTTGAAAAAATTTGAAGGAACCTATGGTAATCTCAATCATTCGAGTAATGTACAAGCAATAATCAATATTGACGGTATACTTGATTTTACTGATCCGGCTGAAAGCGGTAAAGATAATGATCCCGAAAAACCTTCTGTTGGAAAACTCTGGCTTAGTTATTCATTCAAAGAGAGACCCGCACTTTGGAATGAAGCATCCCCGTTAAACTATGTTGGTAATAAAACACCGCCAATTATTTTCATTAACAGTTCAATTGAAAGATTCCATGCTGGGAGAGAGACATTTATTGAAAAACTGAAGATTTACAATATATATTATGAAGTTCACACAATACCGGATACTCCGCATACATTCTGGTTGTTCCATCCATGGTTCGAGCAAACCTATAAATTAATCTGTGCATTTTTAGATAAAGCTTTTAAGGGTAATAAGCTCACTAATAGTGTCAATTTGAAAACTCTATCATATTCCACTTTTAATAAAATGGTTTTATTATTATATAATTCGAGAAAGTGA
- a CDS encoding TonB family protein — MGKIYLSTFILLLWVQSLPAQNGIVKSYYADGTVQTEASYVNDVLDGAVITYFSNGKIETEKNYSQGVLDGYIREYYSSGLMKEEYFINKGVKDGSYRKFLENGDLKELSDYSSGKLVSRKIFETVSDYKTNSDKTIAAKADTTVVSIPEYEIAKKEEEKVIPEFEPEILCDVQICPVPIGGMKGIQNILIYPEHALRYGIQGTVTIIATINSSGDVIKTQVLKGLGYGCDEAAQEALRKTKFVPGINDNKASECNATILVEFKIIDKK; from the coding sequence ATGGGAAAAATTTACTTATCGACATTTATTCTTCTTCTTTGGGTGCAATCTTTGCCCGCTCAAAACGGAATTGTAAAAAGTTATTATGCCGATGGAACAGTCCAAACCGAAGCATCATATGTAAACGACGTTCTTGACGGGGCTGTAATAACATATTTTTCAAACGGGAAAATTGAAACCGAGAAGAACTACAGCCAGGGAGTTCTTGACGGATATATAAGAGAATATTATTCGAGTGGATTAATGAAAGAAGAATATTTTATTAATAAGGGAGTAAAAGATGGTTCTTATAGGAAATTTTTAGAAAACGGAGATTTGAAAGAACTTTCTGATTATTCCAGCGGAAAACTTGTGAGCCGTAAAATATTCGAAACCGTTTCAGATTATAAAACTAACAGTGACAAAACAATTGCTGCCAAAGCTGATACAACTGTTGTTAGTATACCCGAATATGAAATTGCTAAAAAAGAAGAAGAAAAAGTTATACCTGAATTTGAGCCTGAAATATTATGTGATGTACAAATCTGCCCCGTACCTATTGGCGGAATGAAAGGTATTCAAAATATTCTCATCTATCCGGAACATGCATTGCGCTACGGCATACAGGGAACGGTTACAATTATTGCGACTATTAATAGTTCCGGGGATGTGATTAAAACGCAAGTTCTAAAAGGTCTTGGATACGGATGCGATGAAGCCGCTCAAGAAGCGCTTCGAAAAACAAAATTTGTTCCGGGTATCAACGACAATAAAGCAAGTGAATGTAATGCAACAATTCTTGTCGAATTTAAGATCATTGATAAAAAATAA
- a CDS encoding thioredoxin family protein — translation MIHQFFIDKRVHNSLTFSKYFEQMRLDSEVSDLSNLTVKEKEDLHMVKLNYQRVSRILRTYKMNEELLGLIKEISTPQIWMVISESWCGDSAQNLPYIAKIAESNPLINLRIILRDSNLDIMDLYLSDNMSRSIPKLVVFDEDGNELFQWGARPKEAQKLVTRLKNEGMEKEKFLEELHLWYGRDRGRTLESELKTLFEQSSKLLISK, via the coding sequence ATGATTCATCAATTTTTTATAGATAAAAGAGTGCATAATTCTTTAACATTTTCTAAATATTTTGAGCAGATGAGATTAGATTCAGAAGTATCAGATCTATCTAACCTTACAGTCAAGGAGAAAGAAGATCTCCATATGGTAAAACTAAATTATCAGAGAGTATCTAGAATTTTAAGAACATATAAAATGAATGAAGAACTTCTCGGGTTAATAAAAGAAATTTCTACTCCGCAGATATGGATGGTTATTTCTGAATCATGGTGCGGAGATTCAGCACAAAACCTTCCTTACATTGCTAAAATTGCCGAGAGTAACCCTTTAATAAATCTTAGAATAATTTTGCGAGATTCTAACTTAGATATTATGGATCTCTATCTGTCTGATAATATGTCTCGAAGCATTCCGAAACTTGTTGTTTTTGATGAAGATGGCAATGAATTATTCCAGTGGGGAGCGCGTCCAAAAGAAGCGCAGAAACTTGTAACCCGACTTAAAAATGAAGGGATGGAAAAAGAAAAATTTCTTGAAGAACTTCATCTCTGGTATGGTAGAGACCGTGGAAGAACATTAGAGAGTGAATTAAAAACGCTTTTTGAACAGAGCAGCAAATTGCTAATAAGTAAATAA
- a CDS encoding 4Fe-4S dicluster domain-containing protein translates to MSQENGILFDVTLCVGCGSCYQGCKEVNNLPQTNEDFLKDHLSDKTFTVVEEYGENYARKLCMHCNEPACVSVCLVGAIKKSPTGAVVYDADKCIGCRYCMQACPHKIPRYEWGTTKPRVRKCNLCDERVKAGQLPGCVEACPNEATLYGDINQLVAVAKNRLKYNPEKYYQHIYGLEEAGGGHVLIISPIPFEQLGYTPKLPKESMPEFSMRAMKQIPSVVLGGGVFLSAMYWLTKRKNQIAIEEKNTTNGN, encoded by the coding sequence ATGTCACAAGAAAACGGAATACTCTTTGATGTTACGCTTTGTGTCGGATGCGGTTCCTGCTATCAGGGGTGCAAAGAGGTAAATAATCTGCCCCAAACAAATGAAGATTTTTTAAAAGATCATCTCTCAGATAAAACTTTTACAGTAGTTGAAGAATACGGTGAAAATTATGCTAGAAAACTGTGCATGCATTGTAATGAACCGGCTTGTGTTTCTGTATGTCTGGTTGGTGCAATAAAAAAGAGCCCTACCGGCGCAGTAGTTTATGATGCTGATAAATGTATCGGATGCAGATATTGTATGCAGGCTTGTCCTCATAAAATTCCCCGCTATGAATGGGGAACGACGAAACCCCGCGTACGCAAATGCAATCTTTGCGATGAACGAGTTAAAGCCGGTCAGTTGCCCGGTTGTGTCGAAGCATGTCCAAATGAAGCCACGCTGTATGGCGATATTAATCAACTTGTTGCAGTGGCCAAAAATAGATTGAAATACAATCCCGAGAAATATTATCAGCATATATACGGTCTTGAAGAAGCGGGCGGTGGTCATGTCCTGATCATCTCGCCTATACCATTCGAGCAGCTGGGGTATACTCCGAAATTGCCAAAAGAATCAATGCCTGAATTTTCAATGAGGGCAATGAAACAGATTCCATCGGTTGTATTAGGTGGAGGAGTATTCCTGAGTGCGATGTATTGGCTTACAAAAAGAAAAAATCAAATTGCAATTGAAGAAAAAAATACTACTAATGGAAATTAA
- the nrfD gene encoding polysulfide reductase NrfD, whose amino-acid sequence MKVNDILKPTFWKVVSVIIVTMGLFSTYYRFSRGLGATTNLHDAAPWGLWIGFDFLGVGLAAAGFTIAATVHIFHIHKYEPLVRPAILTAFLGYSVVVCLLVVDLGRPENFWHPLIMWNIHSVMFEITWCLICYTTVLILEFAPVVLEKYNLKAPIKFLKIISIPVVIAGVLFSTLHQSSFGSLYLIVPGRLHPLWYSALLPVHFYISCIASGLSMIIFESYLIARAFKKEDQFNNPELNMNILSGAAYAVFIALIACFLLKIYDFVENGKLIYLTIPSTETSLFYLEILIGTIVPICLLSNKKFREDKKWLYLISIFVISGLILNRFNVSITGLTASSGVNYFPSFDEISITSMLVVFALFAFRLIAKNFKVFIIEESKDLIKERVPIN is encoded by the coding sequence ATGAAAGTCAACGATATTTTAAAACCTACATTTTGGAAAGTGGTTTCAGTTATAATCGTAACAATGGGTTTATTTTCAACTTATTATAGATTTTCTCGAGGACTAGGTGCAACAACTAATCTTCATGATGCCGCACCATGGGGTTTGTGGATAGGGTTTGATTTTCTAGGAGTCGGACTCGCCGCTGCAGGATTCACAATCGCAGCTACGGTACACATATTTCACATCCATAAATATGAGCCGTTGGTTAGACCTGCAATCCTGACAGCTTTCCTCGGATATTCAGTTGTGGTTTGCCTTCTAGTAGTAGATCTAGGGAGACCGGAAAATTTTTGGCATCCGCTTATAATGTGGAATATTCATTCAGTAATGTTTGAAATAACATGGTGCTTAATTTGTTATACAACGGTACTAATTTTAGAGTTTGCCCCGGTTGTCCTTGAAAAATACAATCTCAAAGCGCCAATAAAATTTCTGAAAATAATCTCCATACCTGTTGTGATTGCCGGTGTTTTATTTTCGACTCTTCATCAATCATCTTTCGGTTCATTATATTTGATAGTTCCTGGAAGACTGCATCCGCTATGGTATTCAGCATTGCTCCCTGTGCATTTTTATATTTCATGTATTGCTTCAGGCTTGTCTATGATAATCTTTGAGTCATATCTAATTGCCAGAGCTTTTAAGAAAGAAGATCAATTTAATAATCCCGAATTAAATATGAATATTTTATCAGGGGCGGCTTATGCTGTTTTTATAGCTTTAATAGCCTGCTTTTTGTTGAAGATTTATGATTTTGTTGAAAACGGAAAACTAATTTATTTGACGATACCTTCAACTGAAACATCACTTTTCTATTTGGAAATTTTGATTGGAACCATTGTCCCGATCTGTTTGCTCAGCAACAAAAAGTTTAGAGAAGATAAAAAATGGCTCTACCTAATTTCGATCTTTGTTATTTCCGGATTAATTCTTAACAGATTCAACGTGAGTATTACCGGTTTAACTGCCTCTTCGGGAGTAAATTATTTCCCATCATTTGACGAAATAAGCATTACTTCAATGCTTGTAGTATTCGCACTATTTGCTTTCAGACTGATCGCTAAAAACTTTAAAGTTTTTATTATAGAAGAATCCAAAGACTTGATAAAGGAAAGAGTGCCAATAAATTAG
- a CDS encoding HAMP domain-containing sensor histidine kinase, with protein sequence MKTKVLNKLSVRLIISISFILISILSVYTYFIIKNLDSYLTDTRFQSAYSISDLIKKSTRYSMLLNRREDVHEIIKTLRTEIGVKEIRIYNKQGLIIFSTNPDEILKKVNMKDEACIACHNSSVPLKSLTNQDKIRIYKNSENTRVLGLINPIQNDPDCSNADCHAHSPKVNILGVLDVVVSLEQLDSIIQNSTRKVILGSVFIVVVISFFSGLFITILVNKPIKKIRVGIEELGNGNLDYKIGINSKNELGQMARRFNEMSTKLDEAYKEIKNWSETLNDKVNEKTEELKNIYNQVNQIEKLASLGKLSATVAHELNNPLAGILTYSKLITKKLQASQKDSEHSKIIEYLELISHESARCGQIVKDLLIFSHSELDEYAKENFVKIIDNSVAVINHHLEINRITIIKEFPELPIEIYCNAYKIQQALMSLLINSIEAMPNGGKITLNLTLEKNNIVLRIIDEGIGIADKDLPHIFEPFYSTKEASTGTGLGLAVVYGIVTNHKGKVEVEKSSNQGTTFKIVLPQNEQLA encoded by the coding sequence ATGAAAACAAAAGTTCTAAATAAGCTAAGCGTTCGACTTATAATATCTATTTCATTTATCCTGATTAGTATTCTTTCGGTTTATACCTACTTTATTATTAAAAATCTTGATAGTTATTTAACTGATACAAGATTCCAAAGCGCGTATAGTATAAGTGACCTGATAAAAAAATCAACCCGATATAGTATGCTTCTGAACAGACGTGAAGATGTTCATGAAATTATTAAAACATTGCGTACTGAAATTGGTGTTAAAGAAATCCGCATTTACAACAAACAAGGTTTAATAATTTTTTCCACAAACCCTGATGAGATCCTAAAAAAAGTTAATATGAAGGACGAAGCTTGCATTGCCTGCCACAACAGTTCAGTTCCGCTAAAAAGTTTAACAAACCAAGATAAAATTAGAATTTATAAAAATTCAGAAAATACACGAGTTCTTGGCCTAATTAATCCAATTCAAAATGATCCAGATTGTTCAAACGCGGACTGTCATGCCCACTCGCCCAAAGTTAATATTCTCGGTGTTCTCGACGTTGTTGTTTCGCTTGAGCAGCTTGATTCAATAATCCAAAACAGTACGAGGAAGGTAATTTTAGGTTCGGTTTTTATTGTCGTTGTTATTTCATTTTTTTCCGGTTTGTTCATAACAATTTTAGTTAACAAACCAATTAAAAAAATAAGAGTAGGCATTGAAGAATTAGGAAACGGAAATTTGGATTATAAAATTGGAATTAATTCTAAAAACGAACTAGGACAAATGGCACGCCGGTTTAATGAGATGTCAACAAAACTTGATGAGGCTTATAAGGAAATAAAAAATTGGTCGGAAACTTTGAATGACAAAGTAAATGAAAAGACGGAAGAACTCAAAAATATTTACAACCAGGTTAATCAAATTGAGAAGTTGGCTTCACTCGGAAAATTATCAGCAACTGTAGCGCATGAGTTGAATAATCCGCTTGCAGGAATTTTAACTTACAGCAAATTGATAACAAAAAAGTTACAAGCTTCACAGAAAGACTCTGAGCATTCAAAAATTATTGAATATTTAGAATTGATTTCGCATGAATCTGCCCGCTGCGGACAAATTGTAAAAGACTTACTGATTTTTTCGCACTCTGAATTGGATGAATATGCAAAAGAAAACTTTGTAAAAATAATCGATAATAGTGTGGCTGTTATAAACCATCATCTTGAAATAAACCGCATAACTATAATCAAAGAATTCCCTGAACTACCAATTGAAATTTACTGCAACGCATACAAAATACAACAGGCTCTGATGTCGCTTCTGATCAATTCAATTGAAGCAATGCCTAATGGTGGAAAAATCACACTTAACTTAACACTTGAAAAAAATAATATTGTTCTTAGGATAATAGACGAAGGCATAGGAATAGCCGATAAAGATTTGCCTCATATCTTCGAACCGTTTTATTCAACAAAAGAAGCTTCTACAGGTACCGGGCTTGGACTGGCTGTTGTCTACGGAATTGTTACTAATCATAAAGGGAAAGTAGAAGTAGAAAAAAGTTCAAATCAAGGTACTACGTTTAAAATAGTATTGCCACAAAACGAACAACTTGCTTAG